The Xenopus laevis strain J_2021 chromosome 4L, Xenopus_laevis_v10.1, whole genome shotgun sequence genomic sequence agtaaGTATTAAGCCTAAtttgtttgctcatagtctgtacagagagatcccataaaactatggcagcataggtattccctgtactaagcacaattcagcaggaacagcccctaagtttgctcatagtctgtacagagagatcctataaaactatggcagtataggtattccctgtactaagcacaattcagcaggaacagtccctaagtttgctcatagtctgtacagagagatcccataaaactatggcagcataggtattccctgtactaagcacaattcagcaggaacagtcccctaagttttctcatagtctgtacagagagatcccataaaactatggcagcataggtattccctgtactaagcacaattcagcaggaacagccccctaagtttactcatagtctgtacagagagatcccataaaactagggcagcataggtattcccctgtactaagcacaattcagcaggaacagtcccctaagtttgctcatagtctgtacagagagatcccataaaactatggcagcataggtattccctgtactaagcacaattcagcaggaacagtccctaagtttgctcatagtctgtacagagagatcccttaaaactatggcagcataggtattcccctgtactaagcacaattcagcaggaacagtcccctaagtttgctcatagtctgtaaagagacatcccataaaactatggcagcataggtattcccctgtactaagcacaattcagcaggaacagtcccctaagtttgctcatagtctgtacagagacatcccataaaactatggcagcataggtattccctgtactaagcacaattcagcaggaacagtccctaagtttgctcatagtctgtacagagacatcccataaaactatggcagcataggtattccctgtactaagcacaattcagcaggaacagcccctaagtttgctcatagtctgtacagagagatcccataaaactatggcagcataggtattccctgtactaagcacaattcagcaggaacagtcccctaagtttgctcatagtctgtacagagacatcccataaaactatggcagcataggtattccctgtactaagcacaattcagcaggaacagcccctaagtttgctcatagtctgtacagagagatcccataaaactatggcagcataggtattccctgtactaagcacaattcagcaggaacagtcccctaagtttgctcatagtctgtacagagacatcccataaaactatggcagcataggtattcccctgtactaagcacaattcagcaggaacagcccctaagtttgctcatagtctgtacagagagatcccataaaactatggcagcataggtattctcctgtactaagcacaattcagcaggaacagtcccctaagtttgctcatagtctgtacagagacatcccataaaactatggcagcataggtattcccctgtactaagcacaattcagcaggaacagcccctaagtttgctcatagtctgtacagagagatcccataaaactatggcagcataggtattcccctgtactaagcacaattcagcaggaacagtccctaagtttgctcatagtctgtacagagagatcccataaaactatggcagcataggtattcccctgtactaagcacaattcagcaggaacagtcccctaagtttgctcatagtctgtacagacagatcccataaaactatggcagcataggtattccctgtactaagcacaattcagcaggaacagtcccctaagtttgctcatagtctgtacagagacatcccataaaactatgggagcataggtattcccctgtactaagcacaattcagcaggaacagtcccctaaatttgctcatagcctgcacAGAAAAAATACATCGAACGGCAAAGTGCAAATTTCTGAGAGCTGAGAGCATCTCTATCAGGTGAACGAAAAGCACATCAACATACAGCTGCCCATTTAAGGACGCTggctgctgccacctagtggtaaTCTATGGGAATGGCACATCTTGATTGGTAACTATGGACAGGTGCAGTGACAGTATTTGTTGTGGATACAGGATCATGTAATCCAACCTAAATACACAGTTTAACAGCCATGGAATTAATGTGCCCAGAGGGACAAAAGTCATATAACCCGAGGAGACAGAGTTGATCTAAGGTTACAGATTCTCTTCTGCTATTGTTTGAGTCAAAGGGTAACAGAAATAAACAGGAaccatatttaattatttgtattagttTGTTCTCTTCTGAGAAATAAAGGTATTCGCTGAGTGTGACCCCTTTTATTGTTCtaccaatctgtgggttctggcaaatgccagagggactgctgtaaattgccaaacttgccatagacagtcactatttattgggctggtggggaattgggcctctgtgtactttgatTCCCAGCCCAGACCAACAGGAAGTTGTGGGTACTGAGGGGAACTGGGATTGCAGGGAGTTGTTGGTACTAAATGGAACtgggcttgcagggagttgtgggtACTGAAGGGAACTGGGATTGCAGGGAGTTGTTGGTACTAAATGGAACtgggcttgcagggagttgtgggtactgaagggaactgggcttgcagggagttgtgagcactgaagggaactgggcttgcagggagttgtgagcactgaagggaactgggcttgcagggagttgtgagTACTGAATGGAATTGGGCTTGCAGGAAGTTGTGAGCACTGAAAGGAACTGGGATTGCAGGGAGTTGTGGGTACTGACGGGAACtgggcttgcagggagttgtgagCACTGAAAGGAACTGGGATTGCAGGGAGTTGTGGGTACTGACGGGAACtgggcttgcagggagttgtgagCACTGAAGGGAACTGGGATTGCAGGGAGTTGTGGGTACTGAATGGAACtgggcttgcagggagttgttagcaCTGAAAGGAACtgggcttgcagggagttgtgggtactgaagggaactgggcttgcagggagttgtgagCACTGAAGGGGACtgggcttgcagggagttgtgagCACTGAAAGGAACTGGGATTGCAGGGAGTTGTGAGCACTGAAGGGAACTGGGATTGCAGGGAGTTGTGAGCACTGAAGGGAACTGGGATTGCAGGGAGTTGTGAGCACTGAAGGGAACTGGGATTGCAGGGAATTGTGAGCACTGAAAGGAACTGGGATTGCAGGGAGTTGTGAGCACTGAAGGGGACtgggcttgcagggagttgtgagCACTGAAAGGAACTGGGATTGCAGGGAGTTGTGAGcactgaagggaactgggcttgcagggagttgtgagCACTGAAAGGAACTGGGATTGCAGGGCGTTGTGGGTACTGAGGGGAACtgggcttgcagggagttgttagcaCTGAAAGGAACtgggcttgcagggagttgtgggtactgaagggaactgggcttgcagggagttgtggcTACTGAAGGGAACTGGACTTGCAGGGAGTTGCGAGCACTGAAAGGAACtgggcttgcagggagttgtgggtACTGAATGGAACtgggcttgcagggagttgttagcaCTGAAAGGAACtgggcttgcagggagttgtgggtactgaagggaactgggcttgcagggagttgtggcTACTGAAGGGAACTGGACTTGCAGGGAGTTGCGAGCACTGAAGGGAACTGGGATTGCAGGGAGTTGTGGGTACTGAATGGAACtgggcttgcagggagttgttagcaCTGAAAGGAACtgggcttgcagggagttgtgggtactgaagggaactgggcttgcagggagttgtgagCACTGAAGGGGACTGGGATTGCAGGGAGTTGTGAGCACTGAAGGGAACTGGGATTGCAGGGAGTTGTGAGCACTGAAGGGAACTGGGATTGCAGGGAGTTGTGGGTACTGAATGGAACtgggcttgcagggagttgttagcaCTGAAAGGAACtgggcttgcagggagttgtgggtactgaagggaactgggcttgcagggagttgtggcTACTGAAGGGAACTGGACTTGCAGGGAGTTGCGAGCACTGAAAGGAACtgggcttgcagggagttgtgggtactgaagggaactgggcttgcagggagttgtgagCACTGAAGGGAACTGGGATTGCAGGGAGTTGTGGGTACTGAATGGAACtgggcttgcagggagttgttagcaCTGAAAGGAACtgggcttgcagggagttgtgggtactgaagggaactgggcttgcagggagttgtgagCACTGAAGGGGACTGGGATTGCAGGGAGTTGTGAGCACTGAAGGGAACTGGGATTGCAGGGAGTTGTGAGCACTGAAGGGAACTGGGATTGCAGGGAGTTGTGAGCACTGAAGGGAACTGGGATTGCAGGGAGTTGTGAGCACTGAAGGGAACTGGGATTGCAGGGAGTTGTGAGCACTGAAAGGAACTGGGATTGCAGGGAGTTGTGAGCACTGAAGGGAACTGGGATTGCAGGGAGTTGTGAGCACTGAAGGGAACTGGGATTGCAGGGAGTTGTGAGcactgaagggaactgggcttgcagggagttgtgagCACTGAAAGGAACTGGGATTGCAGGGCGTTGTGGGTACTGAGGGGAACtgggcttgcagggagttgttagcaCTGAAAGGAACtgggcttgcagggagttgtgggtactgaagggaactgggcttgcagggagttgtggcTACTGAAGGGAACTGGACTTGCAGGGAGTTGCGAGCACTGAAAGGAACTGGGCTTGCAGGGAGTTGCGGCtactgaagggaactgggcttGCAGGGAGTTGCGGCtactgaagggaactgggcttGCAGGGAGTTGCGGCTACTGAAGGGAGCAGGAGACACAGGGAACATGGGCAGAGCTGTAACAAAATAAGACACGGAAGATCAGGACTTTTTGTTTATTCTTTGGGGCCCCGTGTTGCCGCTTGTTGGTACTTCCTTTTGCCCAGACAGAGGAACATTTGCAGGAAGTAAAAGTCGTTGTCATGGTAACAGAAGCTTCCTCTCCCAGAGAGCAGCGCGTAATCATGTGACAGACGTGGGATCGCGTGACGGGGAAGATGTCTTCGCTGGGGGAGAAGGAGTTCTCTGCTCTGTTGCTGCTGTTGAAGGTTGGTTCCCGTGTGTATTTGGTATTGGCCGACACTGTACTGCGCCTGGGACTGCGCCTGGGATATTGTTACATATTGCTGCTCAATTGTATTTTGTCCCCGGCCTCCCTGTCACATTGACTATATCACCCAGCATGCACTGCGAGTTATTGGTGACGGGAGCGGCTGATACTGACCAATAGGATTCATTCACTTCTCTCTCACTGTCTCAGGCGCCTTCCAAGGATGTGGTTGGGGGTCTCTGCCGGGAATCCTTCCCCAAGTCTTCAGTTGTCTCTGTGCACTTAATAGAAAGGACTTCATCCAACCTGTCCATCAGCTCAGAGGAAGCTTCCCAGGTACAGTATTATTCACCtgcacaactacaactcccagcattccctgtcaGAGCTAAGTTATACCAGTCATACTGATACCTATTCTATTCCCAGCTAGTGAAGGCTGTACATAGTCTGAGCCGGCACGTGGTGTGTAAGGGCCTGGCTACTGCCGACGAAATTCTCCCAGTGTTCCCAGAAAACTTCCATCAGAACCTGAAGAACCTCCTGACCAAGCTCATCCTCGAGAATCTGTGAGTGGGAAATCTTTGCTGGAATGGTGTGAGAATAAGTGCACTTTAAAttgactcttaaaggagaaggaaacctcaAATCACAGGGGGCCACCACGTTTttaaccccccccctccccctgtgATTTTAGACATTCCCCAATACCAGGCCAGTGGctcttcattaaaggagaagtaaaactttAGCAATGAGTGGGTCCATCTTCAGGGGCCTCTCAACCACAACATTGGGGACCTGCTAATTTTtactattcattattattattattgttgtttcttttaaaagaaCACCGTCCAATTGTAATGATACAGGGAGGCTGGATAAAAGATGTTGGCATGGTGCTCAGCATAAAGTACCCTTTGTTGATGCATTTTGGCAGGACCAGTCTAGGGTAGAAGGTGATCACTAGTGGGGTACCTAATAATAACTACTAGGGTCACTGGTGTGGTGCCTCATTACTAGCGTCACTAGTGGGGTACCTAATAATAACTACCAGGGTCACTGGTGGGGTGCCTAATTACTAATGTCACTAGTGGGATACCTAATAATAACTACTAGGGTCACTGGTGTGGTGCCTAATTACTAGCCTCACTAGTGGGATAGCTAATAATAACTTCTAGGGTCACTGGTGTGGTGCCTATTTACTAGAGTCACTAGTGGGGTTACCTAATATTTACTACTAGGGTCACTGGTGTGGTGCTTAATTACTAGCGTCACTAGTGGGGTACCTAATAATAACTACTAGGGTCACTGGTGTGGTGCCTATTTACTAGAGTCACTAGTGGAGTTACCTAATATTTACTACTAGGGTCACTGGTGTGGTGCTTAATCACTAGCGTCACTAGTGGGATACCTAATAATAACTACTAGGGTCACTGGTGTGGTGCTTAATTACTAGCGTCACTAGTGGGGTACCTAATAATAACTACTAGGGTCACTGGTGTGGTGCCTATTTACTAGAGTTACTAGTGGGGTACCTAATATTTACTACTAGGGTCGCTGGTGTGGTGTTTAATCACTAGTGTCACTAGTGGGATACCTAATAATAACTACTAGGGTCATTGGTGTGGTGCTTAATTACTAGTGTCACTAGTGGGATACCTAATAATAACTACTAGGGTCACTGGCGGgtgcctaataataataataataattactagaGTCACTGGTGGGGTGCCTCCTAACTTGTTGCCTACTACTGATTTTAGGattgcttgtcctttaaagacCTATTTATAAAAGGTGAACCAGGGACAGTGAATCGATGACAATTGATGAAGCTTATGCTGTGTACATTCTTACATATTTGTGATACTCCCTGAatatttatagtgtatatatcTCAGTGTATTTAATAAAGGCCAGTGTTTGCTCCCAGGTGTAAGGTCACCAGGACAAGTCCGTGAACATGTCGTGGGCTTAGGTTCCAAAAGCTGACACTCAAAACAGGTGTTCAGTAATTACTGCTGTGTGTTGTTGTGACTCTGTATTTGCTCTCCCTGCAGGTCGGCCTGGAGAAGTGACGTGCTGGACTCTCAGAGTAAGTCACAActacccttctctctctctctcagcagcCAATAGGGATATTGACCTTccagctgttgttggactactactcccagcactccctgccGGATAACACTGCTTGCTCATGCCATCACTGTGCCTGCTCACTGTCATTTGTTGACAGGATGAATGGGAGAGGAATGAAATAAACATATAGCTATCCTTTTTTTCAGATTAAAGGGGATTTTGACCTTTAAACTGACTTAACAATCGATggacctattcttagcaactcttaagtttttctttattatgtttaGTTATATGTGCTCTCAATTATTAGCCTTTTGTTTGGCCTGAAAGTTAATGAACGACCCCCTTTAACGTTGCTATAAGTTTTAAGGCTAAAAACTTAAATGTTGAAATCCCTCTTTATTAGAAGGATAATTATACGAGGAGGATGCACCAATACTAGAGATTCggcgaatccttcatgaaagattcgtcTGTATACTGAACCGATtactaacttgcatatgcaaattagggacagaaaggggaaaaagtggaaaacattttttatttccctgttttgtgacaaaaagttacaatTTCCCATCctgcccgtaatttgcatatgcaaattcggctttgggttcggccaggcacaaagatttgctgaatcctgaactaaatcctgaattcggtgcatccctacccaataGCCTCCTTTTCACAGATAGTGCTCCTTCTGTGTATGAATAGAATTGTATGAGgcagatttttttgttaaatggcaTTTGATGTCAGGATCCCGTGACTGTGACTTCTTGTTGTTTGATCCCTACTGTGCCCCGTAGACTATTCACTATGTACAGTTCCTTGGGCTGCCCCACCATATCATGAGTCTTCCCAGCAGGAGGTGGAACCAATACACAGTGTTTCATGTGGATCATTGAGAGAAGCTTCCAACTGACGAGTCTCTCTTTCCCCTCAGTCTCTTTGCCCCGTTTAGTCGACCTGGACTGGCGAGTGGACATTAAAGCCTCCTCGGATTCCGTCGCTAGGATGGCCGTCCCTACGTGTCTGTTGCAGATGAAGGTAAGCAGTGTGCACAGAGTTAAAGTCATAGCTCTGACTGTGACTATATTGCCAGGTAAATAATATGCAGATAATTATTAAAggagtccagttgtttttagattgacctatactagatataccatgacctggatgaatggaaatcttcatagtcatattaaaggagaagaaaagctacagaagcagtttattgccaatagattagccacaatagtgcaagctatgagactttattttgcagaatgctttaccgtaccggagtaatcagctctagaagctctctctgtttgtttaggacagcagctgccatattagcttggtgtgacatcacttcctgcctgagtctctccctgctcactcatagctcaggGTACAGCAGGGAGGCAAGGAGtcagggggagaggagcaaactgagcatgctcaagccctagccctggaggtttaagctgaaaacaggaagtctgatacagaagcccatgagtactcaatagaaggaaagaaatgtgctgtttcttttgacagaggactcagagcagcattactttgaggggttactggtgtatttatatagacctttctgataaagcttacttggttttagcctttccttctcctttaaagggcaactacaaGCAGAGACAaagttttatgaattttatattaaagcatGAGTGATGCACATAACATATCCAGACATAGAGACCCTCTACCGTCTGGGTTTTGAGATATCTATATTGCCCCAGTGCAGAGTACttgggtttttttgggtttttttttgactAGGGCTAACATTGTGTGGACACTCTTCCAGATCCAAGAGAATCCCGATCTGTGTGGATCAGAGCCGGCAATTAACACTGTAACCATGGAGATGAGCAAGGAAACCCTGGACACGATGCTGGACGGACTTGGGCGGATACGGGATCAGCTTTCAGCAGTCGCTAATAAGTAGCCTTCAGCCTCCCCCCAAAACCACAGAAACAGGACAAGCAGCAGAAGCAACTGCATTAAACTAGGGATCCAGAGAGGCCAGACACTGCTTCCAGGCACCAGCTGATGTTTAGACATGaagacagatatataaatattatgtggGTCAGGATTGTCCAACTTCAGCCCTTAGTGAGTTCCAGGTATGTTAGACCTTCTGGAGTTGCTGGGAAtggctgtctttttttttttttttttttttatagcgcCATAATATTCAAGATTATCTGATAAATGCTGAAAACGTCATGCTATAATTCACAgactctgctttttttttattatcagtcACATGGCCGGTGATGTAACCATGTCTGTAATCAAATCTCCGCCCCCTGATTTAGGATGGAGTCGCACTTAACTAATAAACCATTACTGGCAGGAAAAAATCCTCTGTGGAATACACTTTTATTTGTCCAGCAGGGGGAGCTGTTTACCGTTGACATTTTTAGCCTAAAGTCTGGTTATACCAGCGCCAGTGCATTCCCGATGGATTGGAAATATTAATCAATATGTTAGGCTTAATTACCCtgaaaataaatggattttttttctctaactaTTTATGACTAATAATAGCCACGAACCGGCTGCAAGACGGAACTGTACCTTGTATAATTAGTAAGTCCTTGTGGAATAATTGGATAAATAAGCAAAAGTGAGATTTTTCATTTAAtagtataaataattaataattattaatgcCATATACATGTTCTCATGCTCTCCACTAAGAGCCAGCTCTTGATAAGATGTATATGGCATTTGCACTAGCTCCCTAACTGCCTCTCCTTGTGCTGAAAGGGTTACTTGGCTGTGTCATTGTTTCCCCTACTTTTCCGTTTTGGGTTGACGCTGAAACGTGGATCTGTGAGGTTAGTCTATTGAACAATGCAGCAAAAGCCGTTTGGAAAGAAACAGAACGTAGTTATAGTACAGAGCTGGTTAACAATGCGTCCtttcagtagtcagaaccagcagtgagcACAGAGGATAGCAAGAGATAGAATGcggctgctttcaatagcaattacattcacaaatacCCATTGAAATTCGGtaacaaatgtatattatatataagtgcTTTAGATTCAATTTCTTTGTACTTTGACTGAATGCTATTTTTGAGTTTATATACCCTTTAAAAACACTGATATcggtaaaacaagtcaacaatGTCTGGGTCTGGGGTTATTTTAGGTGGGTGCATTTCACAAGTGCCACATACCACATGTCAGTTCCAAAATACAGAGATTTCCCCTGATGACCTGAattctctcttctttctctctaaGAACATCAGCGGCCTGTGATTTTGTGTGTGAAATTAGTGGAACATTAGGAGAGTTGGGGGTTTGGAACATATGCTGCACTGATACTGACAGTTGTGAAGGAGAGAAGCCTATTTAAGACGCATGGTAGGCAAAGGGTTAAGTGCACTAGACTGACATCAGAGCGACAGTTGTATGTGTTGGGGAAGGCGAAGAATCTCCCCAAGTTATTTAAATCAGGTtaatggactacaactcccagaatctccCCAGCAGCAGCAGAAGGCTATTAAGGGATGCTGGGGCTTGTAACTCTATAGTTAAGGGAGAGCAGAGAGTTTGATCATAAATAATTGGAAGCCACAAAGGATATTTGGCCACATTGTAGCCCTGACTACAaacagcaggagagagagaggtgaGAGCTGATCCCGGGGCTCGGACTGCTCTGTGGCCGTGCGTTCACACTTCATGGAACCTGAGAATAAAGCAGACTTTTGCCTTAATCAACGATTAATAAACCCAAATCGCCAGTTCATGTAACTGTCGTCTTTCCCCCTTTCATTGTAATCTCTGGCGTATGAAATGAGAATCCTGGAAatcattttattcttttaatgtTTGATTCTGGTAAAGTTGCTTTTTGCCATGGTGAAGAAATATACACGTTAGTGATGTgggggccggcccaatacccgcgggtCCGACGGGTTCAGCCCGACCTTGCACTCTTCttcgcgggtgcgggttgagcacttcttctgctctcccgcccgccaccatcaaatgccgacttccgacttcttcttttatagacgatgcgcctgctcaccccgccccttttgtgacatcattgacgGGGTGGTCGGCGGGGGTCtgtaaaaggaacccagaagccGAATGGTGGCGGACgagggagggcaggttagggtcggggaaatcctgacccgcacatctcTAATACAAGTGCTTAAATACCCCTTTCCACATCCCTGTAGCCcttcccactgcttgagtcacagattCCCTGCCACACCCCTCTGTAACTACTAAGTGCTAACGTTAACAAGCTCTTGAGTATTTGGTTAAAGGACAAGTCTGCATAGGATGAACCCTTGTCTTCGAATTCAGTCGCCACCTTAGCCCCACCCACTCTAGTGCTCACCACTGTGTTTTGGGCAGTGCATAGCTTTGCACAAACATGGACCAAACTAAGCCCCGCCCCATACCTGACCACTGGATGGAGAGCAGCCCTGGAGCAGGAATTACAGAGAAACAAGGAATGTAGATTGGCTTCCATTACTCAGGGGCTTCCTAGTGACTCTAACCACCCCAGGGACACAGGTTTTATTCTTAactttttatgttcttttttttttttattggttcgTGGAATCCTAACtggggtttgcttctcctttaaataacttctGTTGCAGGAGAGTTTACTCTAGGTCAATCGAGTTGATGCTTAGTAACAGCCACCCCTGTGACTGGCTTCCATCTTCCCTAATACCCAtctctatttctatatatatttatactgtacatgtataacAAAGCAGTGTTAGTTTGCCTTTAATGGAACAACTGGGGCTTAATAGTCGCCCCTCCAGCCCACTTGTACTTTTTTCTCAGGTTTCTGCAGGATCTGAATTTGTTTCCAGCTGCAACTTCAAATGGTGACAAGTGGATCTGTAAGTGAGCGCAACGAGGCTGCACACGGGGTCCAAATGAAAGGCTGCGGGGGAACCTACCTGACCCTTCTCCCATTGATCTCATCGCTTTGAACAGGGCCCTGATCTGCGCTGGTACATTGAGCTTCACAGAGCAGAAAAGAAATATTCAGAAGCCTCGCCGGAATAATGAGAGCGAATCACAGCAGAGGAAGGTTGCGGGGAGTTGCTGATGATGCCTGACTATACGTCAGAATGCGTCGGCTGGGGTTGAGTGATGTGTCCGACCTTGTGAGAGGTCATTCCCACCCTGCTGGGGATCTCTTGTGTCTCGGCACATTACATGGaattctctctttccctctctctgttaCTTTGTATCCCCAGCCTTTGGACCTCTTGTAATTTAAAGGCCCAGTGTGGAGCCCTCTCTCTTCTCAATAGTACAAAGGTCATTGTAAGATGTAACAAAAAGATTGTGCAGCTCTGTTATGTGAACCTGCACTAGCCGATacagaactacatctcccagcatctctTGGTTAGGCTCAGACTTAAGCATTCAttctagggttgcaccaaatccaattcggtttgggattcggcctttttcagcaggattcggattcgactgaatccttgtgcctggccgaaccgaatcagaatcctaatttgcatatgtaaattaggggcagggagggaaaccacgtgacttttcatcaaaaaagattttatatccccactttttccttccctgcccctaatttgcatatgcggatttggttcggtattcggtgtTCATCGGGGATTTgggcgaatcccaaatagtggattcagtgcatccctaattcattcTAATCATAGATGTCTGGCAGTGCATATTGTGCAtaggtaatggcacatgggcatATTGGATACGTTGGCACCTGTAATGTTTTATTGGCTCAAGAGGTGGCGCCAGATTGTCTAAATTCACCCGTCAGTTCTTGCTATGACAGTCACATTCAGACTAGTGATGTGGAGGCAGACCCGATACCCATGGGAACTCGCACGCTCCTTTCCTTCCAAATGCCCGAAggcccgaagccacgaaaggagctaaAGTTGAAGaaccgaagccacgaaaggagccgaagttgaagacCCAAAGCTACAAAAGGAGCTGAAGTGGAAGACTCAAAGCCATGAAATGAGCCGAAGTTGAAGAttcaaagtcacaaaaggagccgaagttgaagtgccgaagccacaaaaggagccgaagttgaagacCCGAAGCCAGGAAAGAAGCAAGACtctaacattcaactttaaacttagattttggaaaaaccataaaaaattaaaagtaattgagaaaagtctttatttctggggaacaatctgagaacaactgaactggaagCTACGGGtttagttctactgaacaccaatgtgtttttttaattttattgttggcaccaaagttttttttaactt encodes the following:
- the commd9.L gene encoding COMM domain-containing protein 9 codes for the protein MSSLGEKEFSALLLLLKAPSKDVVGGLCRESFPKSSVVSVHLIERTSSNLSISSEEASQLVKAVHSLSRHVVCKGLATADEILPVFPENFHQNLKNLLTKLILENLSAWRSDVLDSQISLPRLVDLDWRVDIKASSDSVARMAVPTCLLQMKIQENPDLCGSEPAINTVTMEMSKETLDTMLDGLGRIRDQLSAVANK